From a single Stomoxys calcitrans chromosome 4, idStoCalc2.1, whole genome shotgun sequence genomic region:
- the LOC106086916 gene encoding lambda-crystallin produces the protein MATSHELGKIGIIGSGLIGRLWSMLFASVGYQVMVYDILPNQVANDLKETQKELNNLESKGLLRGDLSASQQFSCISGVNDLNELVKDAILIQECIPENLDMKINLYQQLDKIVENNTIMSSSTSTFLPSYFSKDLKHRSNVVVAHPVNPPYYVPLVEIVPAPWTCPDVVTKTRAIMEHIGQKPITLSREIPGFALNRIQLLLVNECWRLVEDGILNVPDVESVISDGLGMRYAFLGAFETIHLNAEGMRSFLKRYAHVIDEINKSMGATPKMEGPTADLVIDQLEKMVPLDKLPERREYRDNCLTQLGILKKKINNEKLSRLS, from the exons ATGGCTACATCGCATGAACTTGGAAAGATAGGAATAATAGGCAG CGGCTTAATAGGACGTTTATGGTCCATGCTATTTGCCTCAGTGGGCTATCAGGTGATGGTATATGACATACTGCCTAATCAAGTGGCCAATGATTTAAAAGAAACTCAAAAAGAACTCAATAACTTGGAGTCAAAGGGGCTGCTTAGAGGCGATTTATCGGCATCTCAACAATTCTCATGCATTTCAGGAGTAAATGATCTTAACGAATTAGTTAAAGATGCAATTTTAATACAGGAATGCATACCAGAAAATTTAGATATGAAGATCAATCTATACCAACAGCTGGATAAGATCGTCGAAAACAATACCATAATGTCTAGTTCTACATCAACCTTTTTACCTTCCTATTTTAGCAAGGATTTAAAACATCGGTCGAAT GTAGTGGTGGCCCATCCTGTAAATCCTCCTTACTATGTGCCTTTAGTCGAAATAGTACCCGCACCATGGACTTGTCCAGATGTTGTGACCAAAACTAGAGCCATCATGGAGCATATAGGACAAAAACCCATTACATTATCACGTGAAATTCCCGGTTTCGCTTTGAATCGCATACAATTATTGCTAGTCAATGAATGTTGGCGCTTGGTAGAAGATGGCATTCTGAATGTGCCAGATGTGGAAAGTGTTATATCCGATGGTTTGGGAATGCGTTATGCCTTCTTGGGTGCCTTTGAGACGATACATTTAAATGCGGAGGGAATGCGTAGCTTTTTAAAACGTTATGCTCATGTCATAGATGAGATAAACAAAAGTATGGGTGCAACACCAAAAATGGAAGGACCAACCGCAGACTTAG ttATCGATCAGTTGGAGAAAATGGTGCCCTTGGATAAATTGCCCGAAAGAAGAGAGTATCGCGATAATTGCCTTACACAATTGGGTATACTAAAGAAGAAAATTAATAATGAAAAGTTGAGTCGCCTAAGTTAA